A single region of the Ancylobacter novellus DSM 506 genome encodes:
- a CDS encoding site-specific DNA-methyltransferase gives MALDRTFAASTIEMRSIESLRPYAGNARTHSRKQIAQIAESIRRVGFTNPVLISDDDKIVAGHGRVLAARELRLPSVPVVRLSHLSADERRAYVLADNKLALNAGWDRDILAIELQALIDLEFDVTVTGFSLAEIDLILDQTREAATEGPDEADEVPERPAVAVTRSGDLWCLGRHRLLCGDARSDGDVRRLTGSAPVDLIFTDPPYNVPVDGHVSGLGAVRHREFAFASGEMTRAEFTSFLTMTLQNAASVAKDGAIAFVCMDWRHMREVLDAGEAVFTELKNLCVWNKTNGGMGTFYRSKHELVFVFKLGTSMSSRCADTRRARRTSSFSIMGGGLTQRTLTINGAPRRGPRRRPSCYRPAAFRSAALMRSCQPGPSSWK, from the coding sequence ATGGCTCTCGACAGAACTTTCGCCGCCTCGACGATCGAGATGCGCTCGATCGAGTCGCTGCGTCCCTATGCGGGCAACGCCCGCACCCATTCGCGCAAACAGATCGCGCAGATTGCCGAGAGCATCCGCCGCGTTGGCTTCACCAATCCGGTCCTGATCAGCGACGACGACAAGATCGTGGCCGGGCATGGACGCGTTCTCGCCGCCAGGGAGCTGCGCCTTCCAAGCGTACCGGTGGTGCGGCTCTCACATCTCAGCGCGGATGAACGGCGCGCCTATGTGCTGGCGGACAACAAGCTGGCGCTCAATGCCGGCTGGGACCGCGACATCCTGGCGATCGAGCTGCAGGCGCTGATCGACCTCGAATTCGATGTGACGGTGACAGGCTTCTCTCTGGCGGAGATCGACCTGATCCTCGACCAAACGCGCGAGGCCGCCACCGAGGGGCCGGATGAAGCCGACGAGGTTCCGGAGCGGCCGGCTGTCGCGGTGACGCGGTCGGGCGATTTGTGGTGCCTCGGTCGCCATCGCCTGCTGTGTGGTGATGCCCGTTCCGACGGTGATGTCCGCCGTCTTACCGGAAGCGCGCCGGTCGATCTGATCTTCACCGACCCGCCCTATAACGTACCGGTCGATGGCCACGTCAGTGGGCTCGGTGCCGTACGTCACCGTGAGTTCGCTTTCGCTTCTGGCGAGATGACGCGCGCCGAGTTCACGAGCTTCCTCACGATGACGCTTCAGAATGCCGCCTCGGTGGCGAAGGACGGTGCCATCGCCTTCGTATGCATGGACTGGCGGCATATGCGCGAGGTGCTGGATGCGGGCGAGGCCGTCTTCACGGAGCTGAAGAATCTGTGCGTCTGGAACAAGACCAATGGCGGCATGGGGACCTTCTACCGCTCGAAGCACGAGCTGGTCTTCGTCTTCAAGCTCGGCACCTCGATGAGTTCGCGCTGCGCCGATACAAGACGGGCGCGAAGGACTTCGAGTTTTTCGATCATGGGCGGCGGATTAACGCAGAGAACGTTGACAATCAACGGCGCGCCACGCCGTGGCCCTAGGCGCAGGCCTTCTTGCTACAGACCCGCCGCCTTCCGGAGCGCGGCATTGATGCGATCCTGCCAGCCAGGTCCATCCTCTTGGAAATGA
- a CDS encoding BrnA antitoxin family protein codes for MGRPSIRRFSGSARDTAEAAFKSATAKPLATDEPRKAPALPGAKEMVSIRLDRDVLDHFQEDGPGWQDRINAALRKAAGL; via the coding sequence ATGGGTCGTCCGTCTATCCGCCGGTTCTCCGGCTCTGCCCGCGACACCGCCGAAGCGGCATTCAAATCTGCAACTGCCAAGCCGTTGGCGACCGACGAACCCCGGAAGGCGCCGGCATTGCCCGGTGCCAAGGAGATGGTGAGCATCCGGCTCGACCGGGATGTGCTTGATCATTTCCAAGAGGATGGACCTGGCTGGCAGGATCGCATCAATGCCGCGCTCCGGAAGGCGGCGGGTCTGTAG